The Temnothorax longispinosus isolate EJ_2023e unplaced genomic scaffold, Tlon_JGU_v1 HiC_scaffold_451, whole genome shotgun sequence genome segment TGTTAGTTGTCGATTATCAGATAATGCGATATGTTTGGCGCGCACCAAACTGTAGATAGATGCCATGTATCGCATACTTAATAGTTTAGTCTCGTTACGTGTATACATAAAGTCTTGAGTAATCTAGTCTTAGAGTGTTcggtgactcgcgcgaaacgtggCGGATCGCGATCACCGCGGGAATCGATAATTGCGCGAAGCTCACCAATCGGTGCTGCCCTCGCTCACCCCACGAGGGCACCCGCCTGAAGAATAAGTACTCGCTCGCGACACTGTTCCAGCGCCGCGAGCTCTCGGCACTCATCGACGACGTCTCGGACACAGAGGATTTTCGGAGCACAGGGAGATTTTGGGCGAGAGATAGATGCGGACAGGAGACTGGCTCAATATCCGGAGTCGCGAGATAGTGCGATCGCCTACTTTCTCGGCCTGCTTGTGTGCGCTTTTGCCGTTACTCCTGCTTGCTTGCTGACCTGCTTCAATACTGCTGCCTGCCTCGCTTTGCTTTGCTGCTGCCCTGCTTGCTTGCCGCACGAAGCCGATCGCGACCGAGACGAAGCTCCAGGAGTCGACGGCACACAAGAACGGTGAGTcgcatttgcataaaataacttAACTTTCGCTTGGGAGACTTTACACACTTcccctggtccttcgagcttcGCTTTAGCAAATCCGGGTACGGCTTCTACCGCCCCCCGAGCAGCGATGAATCAGTAAGTACGatctttatctattttaaagtAGCTttgataatttctttcttttagaaatatcgtatatgtctttatttatCTGAAAGAAACCTGTTTACACAAACTTTGACTTAAACCAGAGCATGGGTGTTTTCGAAAGAACAGCCATTTGTTCTCTTACGtgaagtataataatattattcaaactgttcaaattgcaataatttttaaaagtaatttcaaTGATACGTCATCAATATCATTAACTCCTTTGACTAATGGTCTTGTCATACTATTCCacaatatataagtttaatatcGACGACATTCtagattaataattgttacacTTTAGTCGCGCCACAAGAATTAAAGCTGAATATAGAAGAGCTATCTTTTACCTCACTCAGTATATATGTGTTAAGCTATTCATAGATTGGCCCGATATATTGCATGCCGCAAAACTCGATTGTGAATAGAATAACAGAAAAGtgatataaatcaaataagaattataataatgctTTACGTGAGGGGGACttataatgtaattagaaTACTCCTTTtgtacacacgtgtgtgtatCTGTCATAATAACTCTGTATGCATTTCATCGAACGGTATTGAGTAGTTCGTGAAATCGTTCTAATAcagctttttataattattctagtGTCGCAATGGCTCTGGACGTGGAAACGTGCGGTTTTATCGTGCGTTCTAACTTTAATACTTCTATAGAAGTATAGCTATAGCTATTGTAGTGCCCACAACTGTACATTTCACTCATCAATCGGACGCATCGGTCTTCTCGGAAATTCCAACCCCATCGCTGGAGGATAATTGTctatttggaaaatttttcgttttgcaAGCACTACAACTTAAAATCTGTATCTTGCActctaatatttgtatttattcgtTTACTTAAAGGCGCGTCTTTTTTACACACTTTCCacgtttcatatattttatatagtattatatagtttcatatattttatatagtttatatattatatatatatatatatatatatatctatatatatatgagagtaatattttagattttaatgcTAAAATTGGCGTATGCATCTGATTAAGATTGTTACGTTCGGTGTTAAATTAAGAAGCTTTTAATTTGTCTGATATATTTTGAACCTTTTGCAtagtatgtattttatttttatgactttCAGGTACAAACGTAACAGACGCTTCATTACGCTTTGTCGAGAGAGACGAATATGAGGTGCGCTGCCGCCCTTGGTGCCCTTGGTTGTAAAAAGGAAGCTGCCAGTACCGTATGTAATTATTAGTCATTCCGCGACATCGGTCTGTATCACTCCATCAGATTGTGCATTCCAAGTGAGATTCCTTCAGTATTCGCATTTCAACGATTTCAATTTTGTGGATATCGGCTATAATTTTTTCGTTGGAGATGACGGCTTCGCATATGTCGGCAGGAGCTGGAACTATGTCGGTGCCCATGCCCGCGGTTATAACAGCAAAAGTATCGGCATTTCTTTCATCGGTGGATTCAATTTAACTGTACCGCCGAAACCGCAATTACGTGCCGCGCGAAAGTTCATAGAGCTCGGCGTCAAAGCCGGAAAGATCGCGCCCGACTATAAACTGTTAGTAGGTCACCGACAAGTTTCGAAAACTCTGAGTCCTGGAGATGCCTTATAtaacgaaattaaaaagtagcTCCGTTGGTCACCCAAGCCCTGACCCGATAACTTAAAAGTTTAACTTATGAATGAAATGCAATGTCTGAAAATATTCACATCctgttttcttttaaatctgtaaatgccgcactgcaaatccaagtgtgttagtTTTATACGCAT includes the following:
- the LOC139824592 gene encoding LOW QUALITY PROTEIN: peptidoglycan recognition protein 1-like (The sequence of the model RefSeq protein was modified relative to this genomic sequence to represent the inferred CDS: deleted 2 bases in 1 codon), which encodes TNVTDASLRFVERDEYGALPPLVPLVVKRKLPVPYVIISHSATSVCITPSDCAFQVRFLQYSHFNDFNFVDIGYNFFVGDDGFAYVGRSWNYVGAHARGYNSKSIGISFIGGFNLTVPPKPQLRAARKFIELGVKAGKIAPDYKLLVGHRQVSKTLSPGDALYNEIKK